Part of the Trichoderma asperellum chromosome 1, complete sequence genome is shown below.
GCGAATAGGGGTAGGTAGGTGACGTGCTGTTTGAAAAATGGTTAGAAACAAGTATTCCAATCAAAATGCTCTTACATGTGAAACgaaagagggagggagaagggGGAATGGGATCTACTTACTCTTCGGGAATGAGCTGGTGTTAGTCGGGTAGAGTTGTTACGATCGCGGTAATAGAAAAAGTGCTGGCCTCCCTCACCATCCACTTGCATGCTCACAACGAGATCATCTTCTCGGTGCTGGGGATAGCGGTGGGgatggcggtggtgacgATGGGGATGGTTTTTATCAGGCGAGTATCCGAGCACGGAGTCCACCCAGTGCTCCATGGTGCCCCGGAGAGTAGAAGAGGCGAGCCTGGCTGTTTGATAAAAGGTCTGCAAGTTGAAGGCCGGTGTTGAAGGGCTGATTCCAAGCCCGTCCAATACTTTTCGCTGCTTGACTACGACGAGTTCTCTGAGCTCGTGGATCTGCTGCTCCATGGATAGGATGCCTTTGATTTCTGCCTTGACCTCGTCGTCGACTTCCGTTAGGCCCGTGATTTCCTTTACCTTCTCCAGAAGCTTTTCTTGGTCGACTCGAGTAGGCGCATGGCCATCGGTGGTGTACACAACGGAATCTCCTCCAATGTCGTAGACTTTGACAGGTGTTCGCTGTCTAAAGCTGGTGAAGAAGGTCGTCTCGGGAACGGCCTCTCCGTCCAAAGACATGATTGTCAACGCCAAGTCTTGATCCCAGGGCACCCGTCGTACGTGCTCCTTGCAAGTGAAGTTCCAGCTCGCAGTGACGGTGTGGCCGTCCAGCGAGGCAAATGTCCCCTGGCCGGTGCCGTTGTCATCTTGAGACAGCAGGAATCCGTCGATTCTTACATTGGCTTCGTTACAAGCTTCTGAAGATTCTTGGATGTCAAGATTAAAGACCTTTTCCCATCGTGAGCATTACTGTTGCACCAGATCATGGAAAGCTTTGATTTTATTTCCTTACCAGTGTCTGATCGGTTGTCTTGGCATTCTTGGAACCGCTCGAATCAATAGCAACAGCGACGGAAAAGGCAGAGCTGGTAGGAGCACCTATTCAAGAGGATAAGAAAAGCAATATTAGTACAGGTATCGATGAATGCTGGTCGATGCTTGATGCCCCAATGGTCCCTCCGTCCGCTTCGGATAGGGTACCCCGTCTAAGCGTCTTGCTTCGTCCTCTTTccaaactctctctctctctctctctcttttttttctttccccccctctcttcttccacgaAGACGTAATTCATCATGGCTTATACACACCTGTTGATGATGTCGGGTCCACCGGTAAAGGCCTCGCCAACACCGCCGTTGGCGCCAATATGAGCGTCGCCGCCTTGCCGAGGCCACGCATAGTGTGGGTTTCCAGGCAACGATTATCGGACGCCGCCGTATAGTATACTCCTCGCCGTATAGTCcaaaacagcaacaacagccaagACCCGGAACAAAAccagaaacaaaaagaaaagaacagatAAGTGGGAAAAAGTTTGCAAACAgaataagcttaataaagaagcCTAGAATCCTGCTCCGCAATAATGCTTAACACAACAGATACGACGTGAGAGACGCGCGTCGGAGTACGAAAGCAAAAGCCTTTTTGGGGATGGGAGCGAATGGAGGAGTGtgagaagggagagaaggagggagagaaacaAACCGGCTGGATTTCCGCCTACTGAGGCCGCATTGGATGATACTTGTACAGACACGAGAAAATACGGCGCCTTACTGGAAAAAGCAGATGATGCTCCATTCTGGCTGGCATCAAAGCCTCCCTTGGGATTGACCAGTCCATGCCATTACTAAAGCGCGCGGGACTTGGGGGGAGGCGCAGCGGCCGAAGGGACTGGAATACGGGCACGCTACAGGCGGCTTGAGACAGATATTACGGGGTCCTGTAGGGCGGttggcagcgctggcagcACCACCTCgtgcgctggagctgcagcgTTACAGCACCTGGCGAtgggcctgggcctgggcctgCGGTACCTACATATGGCACAGGCCCTTGTCCGTGCTTGTCAGCACTCTGATTTTGGATTTGGACGGGCGTTTGACACGATGCGACATCTCCGCGCGACCTGCGCCAAAAGCATCAACAACAAATGCCCAATCTGGACAATTGCGGTCCAATGCGAAGAAAGCCTGTTTCCTCTAATCTCGTTCTGTTTCTTCCCATGCAAGTCACCGCTGTGGCCGAGAGCTACTGGAATCGGCCGAACACCAAGAGAAGCAGGTCTCAGATGCCACCGCAGCACTACC
Proteins encoded:
- a CDS encoding uncharacterized protein (EggNog:ENOG41~SECRETED:SignalP(1-19)~TransMembrane:1 (n3-13c19/20o329-350i)); protein product: MRGLGKAATLILAPTAVLARPLPVDPTSSTGAPTSSAFSVAVAIDSSGSKNAKTTDQTLVFNLDIQESSEACNEANVRIDGFLLSQDDNGTGQGTFASLDGHTVTASWNFTCKEHVRRVPWDQDLALTIMSLDGEAVPETTFFTSFRQRTPVKVYDIGGDSVVYTTDGHAPTRVDQEKLLEKVKEITGLTEVDDEVKAEIKGILSMEQQIHELRELVVVKQRKVLDGLGISPSTPAFNLQTFYQTARLASSTLRGTMEHWVDSVLGYSPDKNHPHRHHRHPHRYPQHREDDLVVSMQVDGEGGQHFFYYRDRNNSTRLTPAHSRRHVTYLPLFAIIFTFHLGLFFVLRSIRQRSHTRRARNLSNRQHRHEARAQRRCQRQARRTGFKQSIHYFLCSFRDLFRTKHIELNEKTSMLINSRDEEDTSMEDELASFQEAASVVSDMVAAEERRTARRDQSLPPRITEDVSPPAYDEVRDMCDEKRPDGN